Sequence from the Ereboglobus luteus genome:
CGATGGTGTTGTTAAAGCGGTAGGTCTCATAGGCGTTGGCGTTAAGACTGATGCCGAGACGGTTTCCTAGGAAGGCCTCGGAATAATATACGTTGGCGCCCGGCGACCAAGAACGGGCGGGGGAACGGTTGCCGGGGGCACGGGATCCCAGTCAAGCGCGGCGGTGTTGAGTCCCATGCTGGTATCGATGCGGATGCGGCGGCCTTTCTGGTCGAAGGCGTTTTTTGAAATCATGTTGATAACGCCGCCGTTGGCATTGGCCGGCGAGGAGGGCGGCGGCGATTTGTAAACCTCGATACTTTCGATGGAGGCAATGGAGAAGTTTTTCAGGGCGACGCCGCGCTCGGTGCTGGTCTCGGATTGGTGGAGCTGTTGGCAAATTCGTTGCCATCGACACTCATGGTGCCCTGGTCGGAGCCGATGCCGCGGATGGAGAAACTGCCGACATCCTCGCCAGCGTAGTCAACGAAGATGCCGGGGAGATTTTTCAAAAGTTCGCCCGCGTTTGTGTCGATGAGGTTGCCGAAGGCGTCCGTGGCAACGACGTTTTTCATAACGTCGGACTGGCGCTGACGCTGCACGGCGGCCGACTGGCCCTCGCGCTCGGAGGAAACGACAAATTTTTCGAGAAGGTAAACGTCAGAGCTCATCACAAACTCGACATGAACAGCGACCCGGACTCGATGGTGACGGTCTTGGTTTGGTCGTCCAGGTCAACGTAGGCTACGCGCACGGTGTGCTCGCCGGGCGCGAGATTGCCAATGCGGAAGGTGCCGTCGCTTTCCGTGAGGACGGGCGTGCCCTGCGAATCAACAAACACCTGGGCGCTGGCAAGCGCGACACCGGTCTTGGCGCTGCTCACCTTGCCGGTAACGACACCTGTGGTCTGGGCCTGGGCTTGAGCGGTAGTGAGCCAAAAGCGTGAAACACAAAAAGCGTTGCGACGATAGCAAACGGAATTGCCGAATTCCGGCGACGCAAACGGCGGCGCAAAACATGAACTCCGCCGAGGAGCGCGAGCACAAGCAAATACCAAAGGCCGGGGGCGCCGCCGCCGTTTCCGTCGCTGATGCCGTTTCCGGAGGGCTGCTGCGAGGGCGCCATTCACGGTGAGGGAAACGGGAGTGCTTTCACCGAGCCCATCGGGTTGGTGGCTTGCACGCTGTAACGGCCGGCGTCGGTGCGCGTGACGGAGCTGATTGTGAGCGCAGATTCGGTCGCGCCAGCAATCGCCACGCCGTCCTTATACCATTGATAGGTCGGTATGGGCGCCGGAAGCGACTGCTGTAAAGATGGCGCCCCGGCCCTCGTCAACCGTTTGCGCCTTGGGCAGTGTCGTGAAGTAGGGGCCGGCCTGAAGAACGCGGACAATGTGGTTGCCGGTGTCGAGGACGTAGATTTCGCCCGAGACCGAATCGATTGTTATGCCGCCGGGGCGTTGAGCGTGGAGTCCTCGCCCGAACCGTCTTGCGAGCCGCTGCTGCCCGCCATGCCGGCAAAGGTGGAAACAGTGCCGGCAACGGTGTCGATGACACGAATGGTGTTGTTGCCGGTATCGGCCACATAGATGACACCCGCGGCGTCGACGGCGAGCGACTCGGGTGTGTTAAAGGTGGCGATGCTTGTCGAGCCGTTGGCACTGCCTGTCGAGCCCGCGATGCCGGCGACCGTTTCAACAACTCCGGTGGAGAGTTCGATGCGACGGATCATGCTGTTGCCCGTATCGGCAACGTAGAGGCAGGAGCAGTCGGCATTGATCGCGATCCCCATGGGCAAGTCGAAGCCGGCGGCCGCGCCCGTGGCATTGGCCGTGCCGGGCGTGCCGCTGGCACCGGCGACGAGCGCGGTCTCGCAGGTGGCGGTGTTTGATTTTGACGATGGTATGGTCGCCGGTATTTGCCACGTATAGATTACCAGAGGCGTCGATGACGAGACCGGTTGGCGCGTTGAGCGCGGGCGTGCCGGCAAGCACAAGCGTGGTCGCGACACCGGTGGCAATGTCGATTTTGACAATGCCATTTGCTCCGGTGTTGGCGACATAGAGGGCCGCGCCCGCGGCATCAATGACAACGGAAGCCGGGGCGTTGAGACCGGTGGCGAAGGTGGAGACGGTGCCGTCGGTCGCAATTTTGCGAATGGAACCGTTGCCGGTGTCGGCGACGTAGAGATTGCCGTTCTGATCGGCGACGCCGGCTCCGGGCGTGTTAAAACGCGCGTCGGAGGAAGGGCCGTCGGCCGAGCCGGGCGAGCCCGCCGAGCCGGCGAGCGTGGTGAGCGCCGAGGAACCGTTGATTGTGAAAGTGACCTGCTTGGTGCCGGGGCCGGTGGTGTTCATTGCAATGAGACTCACAAGATAGGAACCGCTGGCCTCGGGCGTGCCGCTGATAACACCGGTCGAGGTGTTGACCGAAAGTCCGGGAGGCAGGTTGATGGCGGCAAAGGTCGTGGGCGAGTGCTCCGCGACAATCGAAT
This genomic interval carries:
- a CDS encoding TonB-dependent receptor plug domain-containing protein, whose amino-acid sequence is MSSDVYLLEKFVVSSEREGQSAAVQRQRQSDVMKNVVATDAFGNLIDTNAGELLKNLPGIFVDYAGEDVGSFSIRGIGSDQGTMSVDGNEFANSSTNPRPAPSAASP
- a CDS encoding carboxypeptidase regulatory-like domain-containing protein, producing the protein MSSAKTGVALASAQVFVDSQGTPVLTESDGTFRIGNLAPGEHTVRVAYVDLDDQTKTVTIESGSLFMSSL
- a CDS encoding immunoglobulin domain-containing protein codes for the protein MTRAGAPSLQQSLPAPIPTYQWYKDGVAIAGATESALTISSVTRTDAGRYSVQATNPMGSVKALPFPSP
- a CDS encoding SMP-30/gluconolactonase/LRE family protein, which codes for MGIAINADCSCLYVADTGNSMIRRIELSTGVVETVAGIAGSTGSANGSTSIATFNTPESLAVDAAGVIYVADTGNNTIRVIDTVAGTVSTFAGMAGSSGSQDGSGEDSTLNAPAA